In a genomic window of Amblyomma americanum isolate KBUSLIRL-KWMA chromosome 4, ASM5285725v1, whole genome shotgun sequence:
- the LOC144129306 gene encoding clotting factor B-like isoform X1, with translation MPWSTPAPSAAVVAALVLVSLAAADAARAGGPGSERPHHLSLSVKPRPVNMEDYNYLLPNYKGQRTRRSPQFGSSSLGSLFVDEARQACRARHLVRVDETTDGTCMPVNECLESLKDVGRLKFPMFCGLRGLLPIVCCPNKDPPPPPPAPPATRPPAPPTPDQSQPVIREPPPDGAPCTVSESGQPGTCVPLDRCAPLQELVRQKKFPPLCDLRDGVAHACCPRNQLQGVGSTATPRPPLDRVIKIEGLKYENGKYCGKTPNKPGHIDFIPVVKGGKDAQLGEYPFMVAVFRDGVKVLNFWCGGTLIARRVVLSAAHCYYNSLSDTHYVVRVGGVSISDQSSEPFVERHVESVHIHPDYDDRFHYNDVALLFLNASAFKSYVRKPAACLPERDSLPDRDEATVLGWGHDTFGGRLQTILQEARIPLVDNPSCERAYQKLDTFESKFPRGINGDFLCGGNTTDGGVDACQQDSGGPLLTNTNRDGRTFFEAVGIVSFGVGCGSASYPGVYTRVSNFVDWIYNAMADVLPDEQIFV, from the exons ATGCCGTGGTCTACGCCAGCGCCCAGTGCAGCGGTCGTGGCCGCGCTGGTCCTGGTTTCGCTGGCAGCCGCAGACGCCGCAAGAG CCGGTGGTCCCGGAAGCGAGCGCCCTCATCATCTGTCCCTGTCAGTGAAGCCAAGGCCAGTCAACATGGAGGACTACAACTATTTGCTCCCAAACTATAAAGGACAACGAACCCGTCGTTCaccgcagtttggcagcagctcCCTCGGCAGCTTATTTGTTGATGAAG CGCGGCAGGCGTGTCGAGCAAGGCACCTGGTTCGGGTCGACGAGACCACCGACGGCACCTGCATGCCTGTGAACGAGTGCCTCGAGTCACTGAAGGACGTGGGAAGGCTCAAGTTCCCCATGTTCTGCGGCCTACGCGGTCTGCTGCCCATCGTGTGCTGCCCCAACAAGGACCCGCCTCCACCCCCGCCGGCGCCCCCTG CAACCCGGCCGCCGGCGCCGCCTACCCCGGATCAGTCTCAACCGGTGATCAGAGAACCGCCACCAG ACGGGGCACCATGCACGGTCAGCGAGTCCGGACAGCCTGGCACGTGCGTTCCCCTGGACCGCTGCGCGCCGCTGCAGGAGCTGGTGCGCCAGAAGAAGTTCCCCCCGCTGTGCGACCTCAGAGATGGCGTCGCGCACGCCTGCTGCCCCCGCAACCAGCTGCAAGGGGTCGGGTCCACAGCCACGCCGAGGCCTCCGCTCGACAGAGTCATCAAGATCGAAGGGCTCAAGTACGAGAATGGGAAAT ATTGCGGCAAGACACCTAACAAGCCTGGCCACATTGACTTCATACCAGTCGTGAAAGGTGGAAAGGACGCCCAGCTGGGAGAGTACCCTTTCATG GTGGCGGTTTTTCGGGACGGCGTTAAGGTGCTCAATTTCTGGTGCGGAGGTACACTGATAGCCAGAAGGGTGGTACTGTCAGCGGCCCACTGCTACTACAACTCTTT GAGCGACACCCACTACGTGGTCCGCGTCGGAGGCGTCAGCATATCGGACCAAAGCAGCGAGCCCTTCGTTGAGCGCCACGTGGAGTCAGTGCACATCCACCCCGACTACGACGACCGCTTCCACTACAACGACGTGGCGCTGCTGTTCCTCAACGCATCGGCGTTCAAGAGCTACGTACGGAAGCCGGCAGCCTGCCTGCCCGAGCGGGACTCGCTCCCCGACCGAGACGAGGCCACCGTGCTCGGATGGGGACACGACACGTTCG GAGGCCGGCTGCAGACGATTCTCCAAGAAGCGCGGATACCTCTGGTTGATAACCCATCGTGCGAACGTGCATACCAGAAGTTGGACACCTTCGAGAGCAAGTTCCCCCGCGGCATCAATGGCGACTTCCTGTGCGGCGGGAACACCACGGACGGGGGCGTAGACGCTTGCCAG CAAGATTCGGGAGGGCCGCTGCTGACAAACACCAACCGGGATGGGCGGACCTTTTTCGAAGCAGTTGGCATCGTGTCGTTCGGCGTCGGCTGCGGGTCGGCCTCTTACCCTGGCGTCTACACGAGAGTCTCGAACTTCGTGGACTGGATATACAACGCCATGGCGGACGTCTTACCGGACGAGCAAATATTTGTATAA
- the LOC144129306 gene encoding clotting factor G beta subunit-like isoform X3: protein MPWSTPAPSAAVVAALVLVSLAAADAARARQACRARHLVRVDETTDGTCMPVNECLESLKDVGRLKFPMFCGLRGLLPIVCCPNKDPPPPPPAPPATRPPAPPTPDQSQPVIREPPPDGAPCTVSESGQPGTCVPLDRCAPLQELVRQKKFPPLCDLRDGVAHACCPRNQLQGVGSTATPRPPLDRVIKIEGLKYENGKYCGKTPNKPGHIDFIPVVKGGKDAQLGEYPFMVAVFRDGVKVLNFWCGGTLIARRVVLSAAHCYYNSLSDTHYVVRVGGVSISDQSSEPFVERHVESVHIHPDYDDRFHYNDVALLFLNASAFKSYVRKPAACLPERDSLPDRDEATVLGWGHDTFGGRLQTILQEARIPLVDNPSCERAYQKLDTFESKFPRGINGDFLCGGNTTDGGVDACQQDSGGPLLTNTNRDGRTFFEAVGIVSFGVGCGSASYPGVYTRVSNFVDWIYNAMADVLPDEQIFV from the exons ATGCCGTGGTCTACGCCAGCGCCCAGTGCAGCGGTCGTGGCCGCGCTGGTCCTGGTTTCGCTGGCAGCCGCAGACGCCGCAAGAG CGCGGCAGGCGTGTCGAGCAAGGCACCTGGTTCGGGTCGACGAGACCACCGACGGCACCTGCATGCCTGTGAACGAGTGCCTCGAGTCACTGAAGGACGTGGGAAGGCTCAAGTTCCCCATGTTCTGCGGCCTACGCGGTCTGCTGCCCATCGTGTGCTGCCCCAACAAGGACCCGCCTCCACCCCCGCCGGCGCCCCCTG CAACCCGGCCGCCGGCGCCGCCTACCCCGGATCAGTCTCAACCGGTGATCAGAGAACCGCCACCAG ACGGGGCACCATGCACGGTCAGCGAGTCCGGACAGCCTGGCACGTGCGTTCCCCTGGACCGCTGCGCGCCGCTGCAGGAGCTGGTGCGCCAGAAGAAGTTCCCCCCGCTGTGCGACCTCAGAGATGGCGTCGCGCACGCCTGCTGCCCCCGCAACCAGCTGCAAGGGGTCGGGTCCACAGCCACGCCGAGGCCTCCGCTCGACAGAGTCATCAAGATCGAAGGGCTCAAGTACGAGAATGGGAAAT ATTGCGGCAAGACACCTAACAAGCCTGGCCACATTGACTTCATACCAGTCGTGAAAGGTGGAAAGGACGCCCAGCTGGGAGAGTACCCTTTCATG GTGGCGGTTTTTCGGGACGGCGTTAAGGTGCTCAATTTCTGGTGCGGAGGTACACTGATAGCCAGAAGGGTGGTACTGTCAGCGGCCCACTGCTACTACAACTCTTT GAGCGACACCCACTACGTGGTCCGCGTCGGAGGCGTCAGCATATCGGACCAAAGCAGCGAGCCCTTCGTTGAGCGCCACGTGGAGTCAGTGCACATCCACCCCGACTACGACGACCGCTTCCACTACAACGACGTGGCGCTGCTGTTCCTCAACGCATCGGCGTTCAAGAGCTACGTACGGAAGCCGGCAGCCTGCCTGCCCGAGCGGGACTCGCTCCCCGACCGAGACGAGGCCACCGTGCTCGGATGGGGACACGACACGTTCG GAGGCCGGCTGCAGACGATTCTCCAAGAAGCGCGGATACCTCTGGTTGATAACCCATCGTGCGAACGTGCATACCAGAAGTTGGACACCTTCGAGAGCAAGTTCCCCCGCGGCATCAATGGCGACTTCCTGTGCGGCGGGAACACCACGGACGGGGGCGTAGACGCTTGCCAG CAAGATTCGGGAGGGCCGCTGCTGACAAACACCAACCGGGATGGGCGGACCTTTTTCGAAGCAGTTGGCATCGTGTCGTTCGGCGTCGGCTGCGGGTCGGCCTCTTACCCTGGCGTCTACACGAGAGTCTCGAACTTCGTGGACTGGATATACAACGCCATGGCGGACGTCTTACCGGACGAGCAAATATTTGTATAA
- the LOC144129306 gene encoding clotting factor G beta subunit-like isoform X2, whose protein sequence is MEDYNYLLPNYKGQRTRRSPQFGSSSLGSLFVDEARQACRARHLVRVDETTDGTCMPVNECLESLKDVGRLKFPMFCGLRGLLPIVCCPNKDPPPPPPAPPATRPPAPPTPDQSQPVIREPPPDGAPCTVSESGQPGTCVPLDRCAPLQELVRQKKFPPLCDLRDGVAHACCPRNQLQGVGSTATPRPPLDRVIKIEGLKYENGKYCGKTPNKPGHIDFIPVVKGGKDAQLGEYPFMVAVFRDGVKVLNFWCGGTLIARRVVLSAAHCYYNSLSDTHYVVRVGGVSISDQSSEPFVERHVESVHIHPDYDDRFHYNDVALLFLNASAFKSYVRKPAACLPERDSLPDRDEATVLGWGHDTFGGRLQTILQEARIPLVDNPSCERAYQKLDTFESKFPRGINGDFLCGGNTTDGGVDACQQDSGGPLLTNTNRDGRTFFEAVGIVSFGVGCGSASYPGVYTRVSNFVDWIYNAMADVLPDEQIFV, encoded by the exons ATGGAGGACTACAACTATTTGCTCCCAAACTATAAAGGACAACGAACCCGTCGTTCaccgcagtttggcagcagctcCCTCGGCAGCTTATTTGTTGATGAAG CGCGGCAGGCGTGTCGAGCAAGGCACCTGGTTCGGGTCGACGAGACCACCGACGGCACCTGCATGCCTGTGAACGAGTGCCTCGAGTCACTGAAGGACGTGGGAAGGCTCAAGTTCCCCATGTTCTGCGGCCTACGCGGTCTGCTGCCCATCGTGTGCTGCCCCAACAAGGACCCGCCTCCACCCCCGCCGGCGCCCCCTG CAACCCGGCCGCCGGCGCCGCCTACCCCGGATCAGTCTCAACCGGTGATCAGAGAACCGCCACCAG ACGGGGCACCATGCACGGTCAGCGAGTCCGGACAGCCTGGCACGTGCGTTCCCCTGGACCGCTGCGCGCCGCTGCAGGAGCTGGTGCGCCAGAAGAAGTTCCCCCCGCTGTGCGACCTCAGAGATGGCGTCGCGCACGCCTGCTGCCCCCGCAACCAGCTGCAAGGGGTCGGGTCCACAGCCACGCCGAGGCCTCCGCTCGACAGAGTCATCAAGATCGAAGGGCTCAAGTACGAGAATGGGAAAT ATTGCGGCAAGACACCTAACAAGCCTGGCCACATTGACTTCATACCAGTCGTGAAAGGTGGAAAGGACGCCCAGCTGGGAGAGTACCCTTTCATG GTGGCGGTTTTTCGGGACGGCGTTAAGGTGCTCAATTTCTGGTGCGGAGGTACACTGATAGCCAGAAGGGTGGTACTGTCAGCGGCCCACTGCTACTACAACTCTTT GAGCGACACCCACTACGTGGTCCGCGTCGGAGGCGTCAGCATATCGGACCAAAGCAGCGAGCCCTTCGTTGAGCGCCACGTGGAGTCAGTGCACATCCACCCCGACTACGACGACCGCTTCCACTACAACGACGTGGCGCTGCTGTTCCTCAACGCATCGGCGTTCAAGAGCTACGTACGGAAGCCGGCAGCCTGCCTGCCCGAGCGGGACTCGCTCCCCGACCGAGACGAGGCCACCGTGCTCGGATGGGGACACGACACGTTCG GAGGCCGGCTGCAGACGATTCTCCAAGAAGCGCGGATACCTCTGGTTGATAACCCATCGTGCGAACGTGCATACCAGAAGTTGGACACCTTCGAGAGCAAGTTCCCCCGCGGCATCAATGGCGACTTCCTGTGCGGCGGGAACACCACGGACGGGGGCGTAGACGCTTGCCAG CAAGATTCGGGAGGGCCGCTGCTGACAAACACCAACCGGGATGGGCGGACCTTTTTCGAAGCAGTTGGCATCGTGTCGTTCGGCGTCGGCTGCGGGTCGGCCTCTTACCCTGGCGTCTACACGAGAGTCTCGAACTTCGTGGACTGGATATACAACGCCATGGCGGACGTCTTACCGGACGAGCAAATATTTGTATAA